A window of the Sardina pilchardus chromosome 21, fSarPil1.1, whole genome shotgun sequence genome harbors these coding sequences:
- the stx18 gene encoding syntaxin-18, which produces MAVDITLLFKASVKTVKTRNKAIGLAFESQKDELLKRSRPINGFSSKAKEVISNITKLKDFLLQHRKDYVNLGSLISSDVTRMTDTERDQIDQDAQIFIRTCSDAIKQLRMEAERQMISLQIKEHHGAMLDLVEVYLKGVCKLYSEQRAIRVKRVVDKKRLSRLEPEHQSKVKTPPEQTMQKAQKEDSSGTAEKTVTEMPGSSAPLWEDSRTDDELSPEEIQMFEQENQRLVSEMSSLVDEVRQIEGKVVEISRLQEIFAEKVLQQETEIDSIHELVVGATEHVKEGNEDIREAIKNNAGFRVWILFFLVMCSFSLLFLDWYDS; this is translated from the exons ATGGCAGTGgatattacattattattcaAAGCTAGTGTCAAAACTGTGAAAACGCGTAATAAAGCAATAGGTCTTGCTTTTGAATCACAGAAAGATGAACTGCTCAAGAGAAGTCGACCCATCAATGGATTTTCATCCAAAGCAAAGGAGGTG ATTTCAAATATCACAAAATTGAAAGACTTCCTGCTGCAACACAGAAAGGACTATGTGAACCTGGGCAG CCTCATCTCATCAGATGTAACACGCATGACAGACACTGAGAGGGATCAGATTGATCAAGACGCTCAGATCTTTATAAGGACCTGTTCTGATGCTATTAAACAGCTACGGATGGAGG CTGAGAGACAAATGATCTCACTACAGATTAAGGAACATCATGGTGCCATGCTGGACCTTGTAGAGGTGTACCTGAAAG GTGTGTGCAAACTGTATTCAGAACAGAGGGCTATACGAGTAAAACGAGTTGTAGACAAGAAGCGACT TTCAAGGCTTGAACCTGAGCACCAAAGTAAGGTGAAGACTCCTCCAGAGCAGACCATGCAGAAAGCACAGAAAGAGGATAGCAGTGGCACAGCAg AGAAGACAGTGACCGAAATGCCAGGAAGCAGTGCACCTTTATGGGAAGACAGCAGAACAGATGATGAGCTCTCGCCTGAAGAGATACAGATG TTTGAGCAGGAAAATCAGAGATTGGTCAGTGAAATGAGCAGTCTGGTGGATGAAGTCAG GCAAATAGAGGGGAAAGTGGTAGAGATCTCTCGACTACAAGAAATATTTGCAGAGAAAGTTTTGCAACAG GAAACCGAGATAGACAGTATTCACGAGCTTGTAGTTGGTGCCACTGAACATGTGAAAGAAGGGAATGAGGATATCCGAGAA GCTATAAAAAACAATGCTGGCTTCCGTGTTTGGATCCTATTCTTCTTAGTGATGTGTTCCTTCTCACTCCTCTTTTTGGATTGGTATGACAGCTAA